A window from Listeria seeligeri serovar 1/2b str. SLCC3954 encodes these proteins:
- a CDS encoding HAD family hydrolase, which yields MITHVIWDMGETLNTVPNTKYDHHPLDTYPEVVLRKEACETLEKVKQLGFKQAILSNTASSNTEIVKRVLANFGILDFFEFVYASNSELQPGKMEKPDKTIFDYTLNELNIEASQAVMVGNTFESDIIGANRAGIHAIWLQNPEVCLQGERLPVVAPPFILPVWDLSDVPDALVLLKKLTAH from the coding sequence TTGATTACACATGTTATTTGGGATATGGGTGAAACGTTAAATACCGTACCAAACACAAAGTATGACCATCATCCTCTTGACACTTACCCAGAAGTTGTCTTGCGAAAAGAAGCCTGTGAAACACTTGAAAAGGTAAAACAACTAGGATTCAAGCAAGCGATTTTAAGCAACACAGCCTCTAGTAATACCGAAATTGTTAAACGAGTCCTTGCAAATTTCGGTATTCTTGATTTTTTCGAATTTGTGTATGCTTCTAATTCCGAATTACAACCAGGGAAAATGGAAAAACCAGATAAAACTATCTTTGACTACACGTTGAACGAGTTAAATATTGAAGCATCACAAGCAGTTATGGTCGGAAATACCTTTGAAAGTGATATTATTGGTGCAAACCGAGCTGGAATTCATGCTATTTGGCTGCAAAATCCAGAAGTTTGCCTTCAAGGAGAACGCCTACCAGTTGTTGCCCCGCCGTTTATTTTGCCAGTTTGGGATTTAAGCGACGTACCTGATGCGCTTGTTCTTTTGAAAAAACTTACTGCCCACTAA
- a CDS encoding glycoside hydrolase family 1 protein: protein MTEMKKQFPKGFLWGGATAANQVEGAYDVDGKGLSTADMVKFIPKEERTQDHALDVSREEIEAIIAGKVEGRFPKRDGVDFYHHYKEDIALFAEMGFKTFRLSLNWARIFPNGDDKEPNEKGLDFYDKVFDELLKYDIEPLVTLSHYETPLNLTLKYNGWADRRVIGFFTNYAETVFKRYKNKVKYWLTFNEINVISLSAYTGGGVLLEGEENPLEVSYQAAHHQFVASALATKLAHEIIPGAQVGCMLARMATYPATNNPDDVLKAQYENQQNLFFTDVHARGEYPSFMNRFFLENDINIVKEVGDDEILKAHTVDFISFSYYMSLSATASPEGDRSAGNLMGGVKNEYLESSDWGWQIDPKGLRWTLNDLYSRYELPLFIVENGLGAYDTVEADGKIHDDYRIDYLRKHIEQMKEAIADGVDLIGYTSWGPIDLVSASTSEMSKRYGFIYVDQDDWGKGTLERSRKDSFFWYKKVIETSGEDLG, encoded by the coding sequence ATGACTGAAATGAAAAAACAATTTCCAAAAGGATTCTTATGGGGTGGAGCAACTGCGGCGAACCAAGTTGAAGGCGCTTACGATGTTGATGGAAAAGGTCTTTCCACAGCAGATATGGTCAAATTCATTCCGAAAGAAGAACGCACACAAGATCATGCTTTAGACGTTTCAAGAGAAGAAATCGAAGCAATTATCGCTGGCAAAGTGGAGGGCAGATTTCCAAAACGTGACGGCGTTGATTTTTATCATCATTATAAAGAAGATATTGCGCTATTTGCCGAAATGGGCTTTAAAACATTCCGTCTATCACTAAACTGGGCTCGTATTTTCCCGAACGGTGATGACAAAGAACCAAATGAAAAAGGCCTTGATTTTTATGACAAAGTGTTTGATGAATTATTAAAATATGATATTGAACCATTAGTAACTCTTTCCCACTACGAAACGCCATTAAATCTAACTTTAAAATATAACGGTTGGGCAGATCGTCGCGTTATCGGATTTTTCACTAACTATGCGGAAACGGTCTTTAAACGCTATAAAAATAAAGTGAAATATTGGCTTACTTTTAACGAAATTAATGTTATTTCTCTAAGCGCCTACACTGGTGGTGGCGTACTTTTAGAAGGTGAAGAGAATCCGCTAGAAGTTTCTTACCAAGCAGCGCACCATCAATTTGTGGCGAGCGCACTTGCTACAAAACTAGCACATGAAATTATTCCGGGAGCACAAGTTGGTTGTATGCTTGCTCGTATGGCGACTTACCCTGCGACAAACAATCCTGATGATGTTCTAAAAGCGCAATATGAAAACCAACAAAATCTATTTTTCACAGATGTTCATGCTCGCGGGGAATATCCAAGCTTCATGAATCGCTTCTTCCTAGAAAATGACATCAACATCGTAAAAGAAGTTGGCGACGACGAAATCTTAAAAGCACATACAGTTGATTTCATCTCATTCAGCTATTATATGTCATTGTCTGCAACTGCTAGCCCAGAAGGAGACCGTTCTGCTGGAAACTTAATGGGTGGCGTAAAAAACGAATACCTTGAGTCATCCGATTGGGGCTGGCAAATTGACCCTAAAGGCTTGCGCTGGACTTTAAATGATCTTTATAGCCGTTATGAATTACCACTTTTCATCGTGGAAAACGGTTTAGGAGCATACGATACAGTAGAAGCAGACGGGAAAATCCATGATGATTACCGAATTGACTACTTACGCAAACACATCGAACAAATGAAAGAAGCAATTGCAGACGGCGTCGACTTAATCGGCTACACAAGCTGGGGTCCAATCGACTTAGTAAGTGCATCCACCAGCGAAATGTCAAAACGCTACGGCTTCATCTACGTAGACCAAGACGACTGGGGTAAAGGAACTCTAGAGCGCTCTAGAAAAGATTCATTCTTCTGGTATAAAAAGGTGATTGAAACTAGTGGGGAAGATTTAGGTTAA
- a CDS encoding ArgE/DapE family deacylase, with the protein MEQEKKLQILKDIININSTNGHEEQVANYLQKLLAEYNIKAEKVQYDKDRASLVSEVGTDNGPVLAFSGHMDVVDAGDVSKWTFPPFEATESDGKIYGRGATDMKSGLAAMVIAMIELHEEKTKLNGKIKLLATVGEEVGELGAEQLTTQGYADDLDGLIIGEPSGHRIVYAHKGSINYTIKSIGKNAHSSMPEFGVNAIDNLLLFYNEVEKYTKSVQTTNEILGDFIHNVTVISGGNQVNSIPEKAELQGNIRSIPEVDNETIKQNLVKIINELNKKENVKLELIFDYDKLPVFSDKNSELVKIAKNVAKDIIKEEIPLLGISGTTDAAEFTKAKKTFPVIIFGPGNETPHQVDENVSIDNYLEMVDVYKRIAVDFLNK; encoded by the coding sequence ATGGAGCAAGAAAAAAAGCTGCAAATTTTAAAAGATATTATCAACATTAACTCGACAAATGGTCATGAAGAACAGGTTGCGAATTATTTGCAAAAATTATTAGCGGAATACAACATCAAAGCTGAGAAAGTGCAGTATGACAAGGATCGCGCAAGCCTTGTAAGTGAAGTAGGTACAGATAATGGCCCTGTTTTAGCTTTTTCTGGACATATGGATGTTGTTGATGCGGGAGATGTTTCCAAGTGGACTTTTCCTCCATTTGAAGCAACGGAATCAGATGGTAAAATTTACGGACGTGGTGCTACTGATATGAAATCAGGGCTGGCTGCGATGGTCATTGCAATGATTGAACTCCATGAAGAAAAAACGAAATTAAATGGGAAAATCAAATTATTGGCGACAGTTGGAGAAGAAGTTGGAGAACTCGGCGCGGAACAACTTACGACACAAGGTTATGCGGATGATTTAGATGGTTTAATTATCGGCGAGCCAAGTGGACATCGGATTGTTTATGCGCATAAAGGTTCAATTAATTACACGATTAAATCGATTGGTAAAAATGCGCATAGTTCAATGCCGGAATTTGGTGTTAACGCAATTGATAATTTGCTGTTGTTTTACAATGAAGTAGAAAAATATACTAAATCTGTTCAGACTACTAATGAAATATTAGGCGATTTTATTCACAATGTAACAGTTATTAGCGGTGGAAATCAAGTGAATAGTATCCCAGAGAAAGCCGAACTCCAAGGGAATATTCGCTCTATTCCAGAAGTTGATAATGAGACCATAAAACAAAACCTTGTGAAAATTATCAATGAATTAAACAAAAAAGAAAATGTGAAACTAGAATTAATATTTGATTATGATAAACTACCTGTATTTAGCGATAAAAACTCAGAACTAGTAAAAATCGCTAAAAATGTGGCAAAAGACATTATTAAAGAAGAGATTCCTTTACTGGGAATTTCTGGAACAACTGATGCGGCAGAATTTACTAAGGCCAAAAAAACTTTTCCAGTCATTATTTTTGGACCAGGAAACGAAACCCCTCACCAAGTAGACGAAAATGTTTCGATAGATAATTATTTGGAAATGGTAGACGTTTATAAACGGATTGCTGTGGATTTTTTGAACAAATAA
- a CDS encoding MarR family winged helix-turn-helix transcriptional regulator yields MVKKEERLGVLLWFRFSRFYNRNMKLTNQNLRAAGISTAQFDCIAQIGLDGEITQQQLAEKLVVTKGNVTQLLTKLEEMGYLTRTKAGREKHIVLTEKGKACYNENVPKQEAFQQSQFDKLTRKEQKVLLQLLKKLGE; encoded by the coding sequence ATGGTTAAAAAGGAAGAACGGCTAGGAGTTTTACTTTGGTTTCGATTTAGTCGTTTTTATAATCGAAATATGAAGCTAACAAACCAGAATTTGCGAGCGGCAGGAATTTCTACTGCCCAATTTGATTGTATCGCGCAGATTGGTTTAGACGGCGAGATTACGCAGCAGCAACTCGCTGAAAAGTTAGTTGTGACCAAAGGAAATGTAACCCAACTCCTCACAAAATTAGAAGAAATGGGCTATCTTACTCGAACCAAAGCAGGACGAGAAAAGCATATTGTCCTGACAGAAAAAGGCAAGGCATGTTACAACGAAAATGTCCCAAAACAAGAAGCTTTTCAGCAATCTCAATTTGATAAATTAACTAGAAAAGAACAAAAAGTATTACTTCAACTTTTAAAAAAATTAGGAGAGTGA
- a CDS encoding ring-cleaving dioxygenase — MKLAGIHHVSVFTADARANFDFYTKIMGLRLVKKSVNQDDPYTYHLYYGDEIGSPGTALTFFEVPNMAKNKPARNTISGLSLRVPNDEALRYWDKRLDDKRVFHSKPIDQFGRKIIRLKDVDGLPISLISDETSTDVTEVSPWTDSPVPAEYAIRGLGPVRFSVFKKEKTDQLLTKVLGFERIGAYEEDDKLVTVFKTGAVGLGGEVHVESRPDLEQGNLGAGGIHHVAFRVPTDSDLIGWTEMIQDLGYHNSGYVDRFYFHSLYFRESNGILIELATDGPGFQTDFSKENGTYVDLPPHLEDRREEILTHLQPLDTNK, encoded by the coding sequence ATGAAATTAGCAGGAATTCATCACGTATCAGTTTTTACAGCGGATGCGCGTGCCAACTTTGATTTTTATACAAAAATAATGGGGTTGAGATTAGTAAAGAAATCAGTTAACCAAGATGATCCTTATACGTATCATTTGTATTACGGTGATGAAATTGGTTCGCCGGGAACAGCGCTAACTTTCTTTGAAGTGCCCAACATGGCTAAAAATAAACCAGCTCGTAATACGATTTCCGGGCTTAGCTTGCGCGTTCCAAATGATGAAGCTCTAAGATATTGGGATAAACGTCTTGATGATAAACGTGTATTTCACAGTAAACCTATCGACCAATTTGGCCGTAAAATCATTCGCTTGAAAGATGTCGATGGCTTGCCAATAAGTTTGATTTCTGATGAAACAAGTACGGATGTAACAGAAGTTTCCCCTTGGACGGATAGCCCGGTTCCAGCTGAATATGCGATTCGCGGACTTGGCCCAGTGCGTTTCTCCGTTTTCAAAAAAGAAAAAACAGATCAGCTTTTAACTAAGGTGCTTGGTTTTGAAAGAATTGGTGCGTATGAGGAAGATGATAAGTTAGTAACCGTCTTCAAAACTGGAGCTGTGGGGCTTGGCGGCGAAGTTCACGTGGAATCTCGGCCGGACTTAGAGCAAGGTAACCTTGGAGCAGGCGGAATTCATCATGTTGCGTTCCGTGTACCAACAGATAGTGACTTAATTGGCTGGACAGAAATGATTCAAGACCTTGGTTATCACAATTCAGGTTATGTCGATCGTTTTTATTTCCATTCGCTTTATTTCCGTGAGAGTAATGGGATTTTAATTGAACTTGCAACAGATGGACCTGGATTCCAAACTGATTTCTCCAAAGAAAATGGCACTTATGTAGATTTACCGCCGCATTTAGAAGACCGCCGTGAAGAAATTTTGACACATTTACAACCATTAGATACTAATAAATAA
- a CDS encoding histidine phosphatase family protein, with the protein MAEGLRTIYFVRHGKTEWNMTGQMQGWGDSPLVAEGIAGAKAVGEVLKDTQIDAVYTSTSKRTKDTAAYILADRDIEIRALEELKEMNFGTWEGVTVTEIDEKHPEERAKILHSPATYKAEVNGGETYYELAERLLQGVQKIVSETKSGNILVVSHGMSLTLLLYLLQGGTVEDHRKEAPRILNTSISVVDYENGEFTLRKLNEIGHLDLK; encoded by the coding sequence TTGGCAGAGGGTTTACGAACGATTTATTTTGTAAGACATGGTAAAACTGAGTGGAATATGACTGGACAAATGCAAGGCTGGGGCGACTCACCGCTTGTTGCAGAAGGAATCGCAGGCGCCAAAGCAGTCGGTGAAGTTTTAAAAGATACGCAAATTGATGCAGTTTATACGAGTACAAGTAAACGTACAAAAGATACTGCAGCATATATTTTAGCAGACCGAGATATCGAAATTCGTGCATTGGAAGAATTAAAAGAAATGAATTTTGGGACTTGGGAAGGCGTTACTGTAACAGAGATAGACGAAAAACATCCAGAAGAGCGCGCAAAAATCCTTCATAGTCCAGCAACTTATAAAGCAGAAGTGAACGGTGGCGAAACTTACTATGAGCTTGCTGAACGGCTTTTACAAGGTGTTCAGAAAATCGTATCAGAAACTAAAAGTGGTAATATTTTAGTTGTTTCTCATGGGATGTCACTTACACTACTTCTATATTTACTTCAAGGTGGAACTGTAGAAGATCACCGCAAAGAAGCACCAAGGATTTTGAACACTAGTATTAGCGTGGTTGATTATGAAAACGGTGAATTCACGCTTCGAAAATTAAATGAAATCGGTCATTTAGACTTAAAATAA
- a CDS encoding ABC transporter permease subunit: MKKVVKIFLHYFLGIIGIILISCVPAIFSKVTSWSSGTYVEALKSIFSAIMHPTTWEITYQGSAEIFHVSLGDFITGPYAYTMKIIIASLLISLLIAYLLVILTFRGPKWLRQALAGFSSLLQAFPDFSFIFLIQMLVVYIYQQTGIFTLNFYSLNGEQIYAAPIVCLSIIPTVLFYKMMMLLMKNEWQAEYIELARGKGLTNTTILLRHATPNMAQSLFYQSKTIIWFILSAYLIVEFLFGIEGVLYYLLAGFNPVNTFLILALIFTPFYFFYALVDLWISRGKTLTSATITKIPLHWNSFQKTAAEKVDLKSRWRKSTLTIWKCLKRPSFSIPLAILTIMLVVSLIYGLMGDTIHTLKFISDSSGKVTGMAPFKPNAEVWLGTDGAGNSILDQLLVGVKYTLIIAVLIATLRVFIGYFLAVPLAFFSKRRTRSFVQSLADGMHYLPLSLLVFIVMVNEYISYSGVFETSLFTRIAFQVLIMVVIVLPITTNRISSEISQVLKKEFVLNSLVFGGNARWILTKHINPQIWSKLILIWLEQLVQVLQMFVHLAILGIFIGGAVKGADDGMLNPVIPELSGLIANAKFVFANHQFWIILPALLIFMVLILCFQMIASSLLKMEEEGDRGY, from the coding sequence ATGAAAAAAGTTGTCAAAATTTTTCTACATTATTTTTTAGGAATTATCGGGATTATTTTAATTAGCTGTGTGCCGGCAATTTTTAGTAAAGTTACATCATGGTCATCTGGGACTTACGTGGAAGCACTTAAGTCGATTTTCTCAGCAATAATGCACCCGACGACTTGGGAAATAACTTACCAAGGAAGTGCAGAAATTTTCCATGTGTCTTTAGGAGATTTTATCACTGGTCCATACGCTTATACTATGAAAATTATTATTGCTAGTTTACTAATCTCGTTACTTATTGCTTATCTATTAGTAATACTAACTTTTCGCGGTCCGAAATGGTTACGTCAAGCTTTAGCAGGATTTTCCTCACTCCTTCAAGCGTTCCCAGATTTCTCTTTTATTTTCCTTATTCAAATGTTAGTTGTATACATATATCAACAAACCGGCATCTTTACCTTGAACTTTTATAGCTTAAACGGAGAACAAATCTATGCAGCACCAATTGTTTGTTTATCAATTATTCCAACTGTACTATTTTATAAAATGATGATGCTATTAATGAAAAATGAATGGCAGGCAGAATATATAGAGTTAGCACGCGGGAAAGGATTAACAAACACAACTATTTTACTTCGGCACGCGACTCCGAATATGGCGCAAAGCTTGTTTTATCAATCAAAAACAATTATTTGGTTTATTTTGAGCGCCTACTTAATTGTGGAATTTTTGTTTGGAATTGAAGGGGTGTTGTATTATCTTTTAGCTGGTTTTAATCCGGTAAATACCTTTTTGATATTAGCTTTGATTTTTACACCGTTTTACTTCTTTTATGCGCTAGTGGACTTATGGATAAGCCGTGGTAAAACACTTACGAGTGCGACCATCACGAAAATCCCGTTGCACTGGAATAGCTTTCAGAAAACCGCTGCGGAAAAAGTAGACCTTAAAAGCAGATGGCGAAAATCCACTTTAACGATTTGGAAGTGCTTAAAACGACCATCATTCAGCATTCCACTGGCTATACTTACGATTATGCTAGTTGTTAGCCTAATTTACGGGCTGATGGGAGATACGATTCATACACTAAAATTCATTAGTGATTCATCGGGAAAAGTTACCGGAATGGCGCCGTTCAAACCAAATGCTGAGGTCTGGCTTGGGACTGATGGAGCGGGAAACTCTATTTTGGATCAATTGCTAGTAGGGGTTAAGTATACATTAATTATTGCTGTTCTTATCGCTACATTGCGTGTTTTTATTGGCTATTTTTTAGCTGTTCCATTAGCGTTTTTCAGTAAACGGAGAACGAGAAGTTTTGTCCAAAGTCTGGCGGATGGGATGCATTATTTACCGCTATCGCTCTTGGTGTTTATTGTTATGGTGAATGAATACATTAGCTACTCAGGTGTATTTGAAACAAGTTTATTTACGCGAATTGCTTTTCAAGTGTTAATCATGGTTGTTATTGTTTTACCAATTACAACCAATCGAATCAGCAGTGAAATATCCCAAGTTTTGAAAAAAGAGTTTGTTTTGAATTCGCTCGTGTTTGGTGGAAATGCTCGGTGGATTTTAACGAAGCATATTAATCCACAAATTTGGTCGAAACTGATACTAATTTGGTTAGAGCAACTTGTCCAAGTTTTACAGATGTTCGTTCATTTAGCGATTTTAGGGATTTTTATTGGTGGGGCAGTCAAAGGAGCTGATGATGGCATGCTTAATCCGGTCATTCCAGAGCTATCTGGTTTAATTGCTAATGCCAAATTCGTTTTTGCCAATCATCAATTTTGGATTATTTTACCAGCGTTACTAATCTTTATGGTGCTTATCTTATGCTTCCAAATGATTGCGAGTTCTTTGCTCAAAATGGAAGAAGAGGGAGACCGCGGATATTAA
- a CDS encoding leucine-rich repeat domain-containing protein — protein MKKFVLTTIACTALISFSPLGDQIEANASTPVNDTTNTQIKNLQVSPPAAVNEIFPDDALSYKIAQKLGVSEDTVVTQDQLNTITELVYVDFGVEDLTGMEYLSNLNTLNLSQNNISNLDSLANLSNLEVLSLNSNKITNLTALMNLPKLNDLELGINQISTLPSFENLTNLEILNLSSNQLDDISELKTAPGLTNLSVSSNNITDISVVSELDQLQVFYCDYNEITSLEGFRDNTTLTDLSASFNKITDITPLSSIPTLRSLTIEVNQISDFSSLENQLLTTFDATGQEVYLPSVALGESTDIVIKDNKGATLTDWVWYTPGTYENNTLIWENAGNNSAYFVNNVYPEFPSVTVDVYQTVTPN, from the coding sequence ATGAAGAAATTTGTACTAACAACTATCGCATGTACCGCATTAATTAGTTTTAGCCCCTTAGGTGATCAGATTGAAGCTAATGCGTCTACACCAGTTAACGATACTACAAATACTCAAATAAAAAATTTACAAGTAAGCCCCCCAGCTGCGGTTAATGAAATTTTCCCGGATGATGCGCTATCTTACAAAATCGCTCAAAAATTAGGTGTTTCCGAAGACACTGTGGTAACACAAGACCAATTGAATACAATTACTGAGCTAGTGTATGTTGATTTTGGTGTAGAAGATTTAACTGGTATGGAATATTTAAGTAATTTAAACACACTAAACTTAAGCCAAAATAATATTAGCAACTTAGACAGTCTCGCTAATTTATCTAATTTAGAAGTGCTTTCACTTAATTCAAACAAAATCACCAACCTAACAGCATTAATGAATCTACCAAAGTTAAATGATTTGGAATTAGGAATTAATCAAATTTCCACACTGCCTTCTTTTGAAAATTTAACAAACTTAGAAATTTTAAATCTTAGCAGTAATCAACTCGATGATATTTCTGAATTAAAAACGGCTCCAGGGCTTACTAACTTATCTGTCTCAAGCAATAACATCACGGATATTAGTGTTGTGTCAGAATTAGATCAACTTCAAGTCTTTTACTGTGATTACAACGAAATAACTTCACTGGAAGGGTTTAGAGATAATACAACACTGACAGATCTAAGTGCCAGCTTCAATAAAATAACGGACATCACACCACTTAGTAGCATTCCTACACTTCGCTCTTTAACAATCGAGGTAAATCAAATTAGTGATTTCAGCTCCTTGGAAAATCAACTTTTAACTACATTTGATGCGACGGGACAAGAAGTTTATCTTCCATCTGTCGCTCTTGGTGAGTCCACTGACATTGTAATCAAAGACAATAAAGGTGCCACTCTAACTGATTGGGTCTGGTACACACCAGGTACTTACGAAAATAATACGTTAATTTGGGAAAACGCAGGCAATAATTCAGCTTACTTTGTAAATAACGTTTATCCTGAATTCCCATCTGTAACTGTGGATGTCTATCAAACGGTTACACCAAACTAA
- a CDS encoding glycoside hydrolase family 1 protein produces the protein MEHQKRSAFPKDFLWGSASAAYQIEGAWDTDGKGKSVWDEYVRIPGTTFKGTNGDVAVDHYHRYKEDVKLMAEAGLKAYRFSIAWTRIFPNGKGEVNEAGLQFYDNLINELIKYDIEPLVTLYHWDIPQALFDEYGGWESRQVIEDFTNYSTTLFKRYGDRVKYWISLNEQNIFVGMGYGQALHPPKVSDPKRMYAVNHIANLANASVIKAFHEIVPDGKIGPSFAYTPHYPIDTDPKNVQAADDAEELNSYFWMDMYAFGRYPKAVWKYLEENDIAPVIEDGDMELLASAKPDFMGVNYYQSATVAYNPLDGVGQNNEMNFTGKKGSTKETGVPGVYKKLVNPFVKTTNWDWTIDPKGLQIALRRINSRYALPILITENGLGEFDKLVDGEVNDDYRIDYLSAHATAIRDAISDGVDMLGYCTWSFTDLLSWLNGYQKRYGFVYVDRDVEDDAPMTRIPKKSYYWYKKVIETNGEEL, from the coding sequence ATGGAACATCAAAAACGTTCAGCATTCCCAAAAGATTTCTTATGGGGTTCTGCATCAGCAGCATATCAAATTGAAGGTGCCTGGGATACAGATGGCAAAGGAAAATCTGTTTGGGATGAATATGTCCGCATTCCTGGAACTACATTTAAAGGTACGAATGGCGACGTTGCAGTTGACCATTACCATCGTTACAAAGAAGATGTGAAATTAATGGCAGAAGCTGGACTGAAAGCTTACCGTTTTTCGATTGCTTGGACTCGTATCTTCCCAAATGGCAAAGGAGAAGTAAACGAAGCTGGCTTACAATTTTACGATAACTTAATTAATGAATTGATTAAATATGATATTGAACCACTTGTAACACTTTATCACTGGGATATCCCACAAGCACTATTTGATGAATATGGTGGCTGGGAATCTCGCCAAGTAATTGAAGATTTCACAAACTATTCCACAACACTTTTCAAACGTTACGGCGACCGCGTTAAATACTGGATTTCCTTAAATGAACAAAACATCTTTGTAGGTATGGGTTACGGCCAAGCACTTCACCCACCAAAAGTGAGCGATCCAAAAAGAATGTACGCAGTTAACCATATCGCTAACTTAGCAAATGCTAGTGTTATCAAAGCTTTCCACGAAATCGTACCTGATGGAAAAATCGGACCAAGTTTTGCTTACACACCACATTACCCAATTGATACCGATCCTAAAAACGTTCAAGCTGCAGATGATGCCGAAGAATTAAATAGTTATTTCTGGATGGACATGTATGCATTTGGTCGCTATCCGAAAGCTGTTTGGAAATATTTAGAAGAAAATGATATCGCGCCTGTGATTGAAGATGGCGATATGGAATTACTAGCTTCCGCAAAACCAGATTTCATGGGAGTAAACTATTACCAATCCGCAACAGTTGCTTACAATCCGCTTGACGGGGTTGGTCAAAACAACGAAATGAACTTCACTGGTAAAAAAGGTAGCACAAAAGAAACTGGTGTACCTGGAGTTTATAAAAAATTGGTCAATCCTTTTGTAAAAACGACTAACTGGGACTGGACTATCGATCCAAAAGGCTTACAAATCGCGCTTCGTCGTATTAACAGCCGTTATGCACTACCAATTCTAATCACTGAAAATGGATTAGGTGAATTTGATAAACTAGTTGACGGAGAAGTAAACGATGATTACCGTATTGACTACCTAAGCGCTCATGCTACCGCTATTCGCGATGCTATCAGTGACGGCGTTGATATGCTAGGATATTGCACTTGGAGCTTCACCGACCTTCTAAGCTGGTTAAATGGCTACCAAAAACGCTACGGCTTTGTTTATGTGGATCGTGATGTGGAAGATGATGCACCAATGACTCGTATCCCGAAAAAAAGCTACTATTGGTATAAAAAAGTAATCGAAACAAATGGGGAAGAATTATAA
- the yidA gene encoding sugar-phosphatase, with protein MYKLIAIDIDGTLLTDDHKVTTEVKDAIRQAKQKGVKVVLCTGRPLVGVENYLTDLELREEGDYVISFNGAFVQDTFTKEVISHLTLGIEDLKEIYQVSLDSNLHMHFFDDKALYTPNREIGKYTIVEAYLTGSQLIFKEIENVPDDFIMSKAMFIEEAPKLEAGMEKMPESFKEKYHLVRSTPFYLEILNRDASKGNAVRELSEKLGIKQSEVICIGDQENDVTMLEFAGLGIAMGNAPEHIKELADYTTASNNDSGVAKAIQKFVLDK; from the coding sequence TTGTATAAATTAATTGCGATTGATATTGATGGAACACTACTAACAGATGATCATAAGGTTACAACAGAAGTAAAAGATGCGATTCGACAAGCTAAACAAAAAGGGGTAAAAGTGGTTCTTTGTACCGGACGACCGCTTGTTGGCGTGGAAAATTACTTGACCGACCTTGAGTTACGTGAAGAAGGCGATTATGTAATTAGCTTTAATGGCGCTTTTGTCCAAGATACTTTTACGAAAGAAGTTATTTCTCATTTAACTCTAGGAATAGAAGATTTAAAAGAAATTTATCAAGTGAGTTTGGATAGTAATTTACACATGCATTTCTTTGATGATAAGGCCCTTTATACGCCAAATCGCGAAATCGGTAAATACACTATTGTTGAAGCCTACCTTACTGGGAGCCAACTAATTTTCAAAGAAATCGAAAATGTCCCGGATGATTTCATTATGTCCAAAGCGATGTTTATTGAAGAAGCTCCAAAGTTAGAAGCTGGTATGGAAAAAATGCCAGAATCATTTAAAGAAAAATATCATTTAGTTCGCAGCACCCCATTCTACTTAGAAATCCTTAATCGTGATGCAAGTAAAGGCAATGCGGTACGTGAGCTGTCTGAAAAACTTGGAATTAAGCAAAGCGAAGTTATCTGCATCGGTGACCAAGAAAACGACGTAACAATGCTTGAATTCGCTGGGCTTGGTATTGCAATGGGCAATGCACCAGAACATATTAAAGAATTGGCTGATTATACAACTGCCTCTAACAATGATAGCGGCGTTGCTAAAGCCATCCAAAAATTCGTGCTTGATAAATAA